One window of the Opisthocomus hoazin isolate bOpiHoa1 chromosome 12, bOpiHoa1.hap1, whole genome shotgun sequence genome contains the following:
- the CEBPA gene encoding CCAAT/enhancer-binding protein alpha — protein MEQANFYEVDSRPPMSSGQHHQLQTPLPGSAYGYREAPSAAAPAAGGAELGDICENENSIDISAYIDPAAFNDEFLADLFQHSKQQEKAKAVLAGDFDFHAMHGAGAAASAPGHPPQHHPQPLFGCVAGYLDGKLDPLYERIAAPGLRPLVIKQEPREEEEAKAAALPALYPHHAPQQPPSHLQYQIAHCAQTAVHLQPGHPTPPPTPVPSPHHHPHHHPHPPGGLPAPGALKMMPADHRSKSKKTVDKNSNEYRVRRERNNIAVRKSRDKAKQRNVETQQKVLELTTDNERLRKRVEQLTRELETLRGIFRQLPESSLVKAMGSCA, from the coding sequence ATGGAGCAAGCCAACTTCTACGAGGTCGACTCGCGGCCCCCGATGAGCAGCGGGCAGCACCACCAGCTCCAGACTCCCCTGCCCGGCAGCGCCTACGGCTACAGAGAGGCTCCCTCGGCGGCGGCACCTGCTGCGGGCGGCGCGGAGCTCGGCGACATCTGCGAGAACGAGAACTCCATCGACATCAGCGCCTACATCGACCCCGCCGCCTTCAACGACGAGTTCCTGGCCGACCTCTTccagcacagcaagcagcaggagaaagcCAAGGCCGTCCTGGCCGGGGACTTCGACTTCCACGCCATGCAcggggccggcgcggccgccTCGGCGCCGGGGCACCCCCCGCAGCACCACCCGCAGCCGCTCTTCGGGTGCGTGGCCGGCTACCTGGACGGCAAGCTGGACCCGCTGTACGAGCGCATcgcggcgccggggctgcggccgctgGTCATCAAGCAGGAGCcccgcgaggaggaggaggccaaggcggcggccctgcccgccctcTACCCGCACCACGCTCCGCAGCAGCCCCCCTCCCACCTGCAGTACCAGATCGCCCACTGCGCCCAGACCGCCGTGCACCTCCAGCCCGGGCACCCCACGCCGCCCCCCACGCCCGTGCCCAGCCCGCACCACCACCCGCACCACCACCCGCACCCCCCCGGCGGGCTGCCCGCCCCCGGCGCCCTCAAGATGATGCCCGCCGACCACCGGAGCAAATCCAAAAAGACAGTGGACAAGAACAGCAACGAGTACCGGGTGCGGCGGGAGCGCAACAACATCGCGGTGCGCAAGAGCCGGGACAAGGCCAAGCAGCGCAACGTGGAGACGCAGCAGAAGGTGCTGGAGCTCACCACCGACAACGAGCGGCTGCGCAAGCGGGTGGAGCAGCTCACCCGGGAGCTGGAGACTCTGCGGGGCATCTTCCGGCAGCTGCCCGAGAGCTCGCTGGTGAAGGCCATGGGCAGCTGCGCCTAg